The Candidatus Poribacteria bacterium region AGGTTGGGTTGAGCGGGGTTGAAAATCAAAGGCAGATATTTCAAAATACATCAAACACAACAAACATAGCGGTAGGTTTGCGTTGGGTTTCGCTATCTCCTTGATTGATAGGGTGGTGTCGCGTGGTAAAATGTGCTTGGGGTATCCATATCATTTTTCTCGGTTCCGCTCAACCCAACCTACGATGCCATACGCTATTTTTGGTGTCGCATGACCCAACAAAACACTAATTCGATTCTAAAAACGACAAGGAGATTTAAAAATGAAACTCTTTATACCTTTACTCATACTCATGAGCCTATGGATCACTGAAACCGTCGCTCAGGTTACCCTACCTGGACCCCCTACAAATGTTTCAGCAACACCAGGGGACCGCCAAGTTACGCTGTACTTTTCACCTCCAAGCACTCTAGGCACTTACTCTAATAACTGGCGGTATAGGTACAGGTACACTGGCGCTTCCTTCTGGCGGAGTGTCAATAATGCTGAGAATTCCGAGGTACTCAGGGGAGTACAGTTCGTCAATGGAACTGAATATACAATTGAAGTTAGAGTAGTCACTGACGATGGTACCAATGATCACCCGGGACCCACCGTATTCCTAAAAGCAACACCCATGATGCCTGCCCCTACAAATTTCAGAGCAACCGCTGGAGATGGTCAAGTTACGCTGAACTGGACAACCATACCTCTATTACCTGATTTCCACACGAATCGTGATGTCACCGATTACGACTACAGTCAAAATGGTGGAGCTTGGACACCTATAGGTAGCGCCAGCACGAGCCATCTTGTAACTGGATTGGAAAATGGAAGGTCATATACTTTTAGGGTCAGGGGTCGGCGTGGTTCTGAAGTCCCAGGACGACCTTCTCGGACGGTAACTGTAACACCTTTGAGAGACGCCCCAGGGACCCCGGGAACTCTGAACGTCCAAAGGGATGAGGATACGGCTATTCTCACATGGAGTCCCCCAAGCGACACAGAAGAAGAAACGCCTATCCGATATGAGTATTCCGATGATGGCGGATCGACGTGGACATCTACAGGGAGTACCGACACCACATATACCGTAACTGGACTCGAACGCGGAGAAACCTATACCTTCCTCGTCAGAGCCGTTTACATAGATGGCGGAACTTCACGCATTATCTCACCCCGAAGTCGTTCCTCTAACTCCGCAGTCCTCACATTCCCGAAGCGGGTGATATATGAATGTCCTGTCGGCTGGCAGAGAACCGAC contains the following coding sequences:
- a CDS encoding fibronectin type III domain-containing protein, with protein sequence MKLFIPLLILMSLWITETVAQVTLPGPPTNVSATPGDRQVTLYFSPPSTLGTYSNNWRYRYRYTGASFWRSVNNAENSEVLRGVQFVNGTEYTIEVRVVTDDGTNDHPGPTVFLKATPMMPAPTNFRATAGDGQVTLNWTTIPLLPDFHTNRDVTDYDYSQNGGAWTPIGSASTSHLVTGLENGRSYTFRVRGRRGSEVPGRPSRTVTVTPLRDAPGTPGTLNVQRDEDTAILTWSPPSDTEEETPIRYEYSDDGGSTWTSTGSTDTTYTVTGLERGETYTFLVRAVYIDGGTSRIISPRSRSSNSAVLTFPKRVIYECPVGWQRTDRFGGPTQRVLLYEIKLQMDLHNRISIYQPIRVAIYVHPDEGLENLEGWKLQVAVPYNHHREYLLTAENSVVVDANIEGVEGGFAFIENPEETPFPMIGMGFTGATVPGFDYRLYDDTGRKIDFGIACYKQGGIFQALKEMEDPRVLRNVLLETLDWDAATYIRSEWTVPAPAPAAPSLIKKTIVGTWADLKKQ